One stretch of Thermoproteota archaeon DNA includes these proteins:
- a CDS encoding 3-hydroxy-5-phosphonooxypentane-2,4-dione thiolase, whose protein sequence is MDWGLKNRLAQIIKPQDNRALMLAVDHGYFLGPTERLENPRKTIAPLLKYCDSLMLTRGVQRTSVDSRYPIPIVLRVSGGPSIIGEDLSQEQITVSIKDAIRLNASALAMSVFVGSKYENQTIVNLGKLVNEAEDYGIPVLAVTAVGKELGKDARYLSLACRVAAEQGAHIVKTYYCDNFEKVVDSCPVPVIIAGGKKIPELDALKLTYNAIKAGAVGVDMGRNIWQSDNPVPMIKAVRAIVHGNANVNQAYEMYKKFVKESPKRNPQQNQNKQNQNKSKPHQNQNKQKQNKPQKQNQNKNKSKK, encoded by the coding sequence TTGGACTGGGGACTAAAAAACAGGCTAGCACAAATCATCAAACCTCAAGATAATCGCGCATTAATGCTAGCAGTTGATCATGGATACTTTTTAGGTCCTACAGAAAGACTAGAGAATCCAAGAAAGACGATTGCCCCCCTTTTGAAATACTGTGACTCACTAATGCTCACACGAGGAGTACAGAGAACATCAGTAGACTCTAGATATCCAATTCCTATCGTTTTACGAGTTTCCGGTGGTCCAAGCATTATTGGTGAAGACCTATCACAAGAACAGATTACAGTTAGCATCAAAGATGCAATCAGACTAAACGCAAGTGCATTAGCAATGTCAGTCTTTGTTGGTTCTAAATATGAAAATCAAACAATTGTAAATTTGGGAAAACTAGTTAATGAAGCAGAAGACTATGGCATTCCTGTATTGGCAGTTACTGCAGTTGGAAAAGAATTAGGAAAAGATGCAAGATATCTATCCCTTGCATGCAGAGTTGCAGCAGAGCAGGGTGCTCACATTGTCAAGACATACTATTGTGATAACTTTGAAAAAGTTGTAGACTCTTGTCCTGTTCCAGTGATTATTGCTGGCGGAAAAAAGATTCCAGAACTTGACGCACTAAAATTAACATATAATGCAATCAAAGCAGGCGCAGTTGGTGTCGATATGGGAAGAAACATCTGGCAATCTGATAATCCTGTACCGATGATTAAAGCCGTAAGAGCAATTGTTCATGGCAATGCAAACGTAAACCAGGCTTATGAGATGTACAAAAAATTTGTAAAGGAATCACCAAAAAGAAACCCACAGCAAAACCAGAACAAGCAAAATCAAAACAAATCAAAACCACACCAGAATCAAAACAAGCAAAAACAAAACAAACCTCAAAAACAAAATCAAAACAAGAATAAATCTAAAAAATAA
- a CDS encoding L-iditol 2-dehydrogenase, with the protein MKTAFVEKPSVVSIKDTSLPTLGPGDILVQMQCCGICGSDVEKVFGQYGQPSMKLGHEPAGTVLEVGANVTDFKKGDRVFTHHHVPCYSCHYCTHGNETMCKKYYETNLSPCGLSEQYIVPEWNVTHGGVLKLPDSMSFEEASMIEPLACCTRAWSKIDYHKGDSVAIFGVGPTGMMHVMLSHAYGFEKIFCLDVNEYRLDFAKKFNVTKTIHSTDNSRKEIILGETSGRGVDVAIVATGNLNALFDAIDLVRKGGTVMMFGVPSKGDTINLDMSAVYSKEITLLTSYAASDNDTKEALGLIANSRVDVKQLITHKYNIADSQKAFEHAKTGLNAMKIIITK; encoded by the coding sequence ATGAAGACTGCCTTTGTTGAAAAACCATCAGTTGTTTCAATCAAGGATACCTCATTGCCGACATTAGGTCCTGGTGATATTCTAGTGCAAATGCAATGTTGTGGGATTTGTGGCTCTGATGTTGAAAAAGTGTTTGGTCAATATGGTCAACCATCAATGAAATTAGGACACGAGCCAGCTGGCACGGTCTTAGAAGTTGGCGCCAATGTGACTGATTTTAAAAAAGGTGATCGTGTATTTACTCATCATCATGTTCCTTGTTATTCATGTCATTATTGCACACATGGAAATGAAACAATGTGCAAAAAATACTATGAGACAAATCTCTCCCCATGTGGGTTATCAGAGCAGTACATTGTACCAGAGTGGAACGTAACGCATGGCGGTGTACTAAAACTTCCAGATTCTATGAGCTTTGAAGAGGCATCAATGATAGAGCCTCTTGCATGCTGTACCCGGGCATGGTCAAAGATTGATTATCATAAAGGAGACTCTGTTGCAATTTTTGGTGTTGGGCCAACAGGAATGATGCATGTTATGCTCTCACACGCATATGGCTTTGAGAAAATATTCTGCCTTGATGTCAATGAGTACAGATTAGACTTTGCAAAAAAATTCAATGTAACAAAAACTATACACTCTACTGATAATTCCAGAAAAGAAATAATTCTAGGGGAGACATCCGGACGTGGAGTCGATGTTGCAATAGTTGCCACTGGAAATCTAAATGCTTTATTTGATGCAATTGATCTTGTAAGAAAAGGAGGCACAGTAATGATGTTTGGCGTTCCATCAAAGGGTGATACGATAAATCTTGATATGAGTGCAGTCTATTCAAAAGAGATTACTCTTCTTACCAGTTATGCAGCATCTGATAATGATACAAAAGAGGCTCTGGGGCTCATTGCAAATTCTCGAGTTGATGTTAAACAATTAATCACTCACAAGTACAACATTGCAGATTCTCAAAAGGCATTTGAACATGCAAAAACTGGATTAAACGCAATGAAAATAATTATCACAAAATGA
- a CDS encoding ATPase: MKIVTVGSRSFVTSFQLAGVPGVISETPEGALDEIKKLSGDSDVGLILVSDDISEPINDQLTALRAESSTLVFALPSVGSKKTEVDYRVMLKKILGV; the protein is encoded by the coding sequence GTGAAGATAGTAACTGTTGGCAGCAGATCATTTGTCACAAGCTTTCAATTAGCTGGAGTTCCGGGAGTTATTTCAGAAACTCCAGAGGGAGCACTGGATGAAATCAAAAAATTATCTGGCGACTCTGATGTTGGATTAATTCTTGTCAGCGATGATATATCTGAGCCAATAAATGATCAACTCACAGCTCTTCGTGCAGAATCATCAACATTGGTATTTGCATTGCCATCTGTTGGAAGCAAAAAGACCGAAGTTGACTATCGTGTAATGCTCAAAAAGATTTTGGGTGTCTAA